One Trichosurus vulpecula isolate mTriVul1 chromosome 7, mTriVul1.pri, whole genome shotgun sequence genomic region harbors:
- the LOC118855969 gene encoding olfactory receptor 14A16-like, whose amino-acid sequence MANLTMVTGFLLMGFSNTWELQVLHAMLFLLIYLVALMFNLLIFTLISLDEHLHSPMYFFLKNLSFLDLCFISTTLPKSITNSFCGSRSISFIGCVLQFFLVIFFAASELFLLTVMSYDRYVAICQPLHYEVIMTRRTCVKMATVSWISGGLFGALYSGSTFTLPFCGSNEVYQFFCDVSSLLRLSCSDIHIGVDVTLAIGVSLGILCFISIAISYGPIFSTVLKIPTTEGRSKAFSTCVPHLIVLIVFMTTSVSAYLKPHQESYSVLDLLLSIFYTVVPPTLNPVIYSLRNKDIKTSLKKLIARKHLS is encoded by the coding sequence ATGGCTAACCTCACCATGGTGACAGGATTCCTTCTTATGGGCTTTTCCAACACCTGGGAGCTGCAGGTCCTACATGCCATGCTCTTCTTACTGATCTACCTGGTGGCTCTAATGTTCAACCTGCTCATTTTCACCCTCATCTCTCTTGATGAGCATCTCCACTCCCCCATGTACTTCTTCTTGAAGAACCTGTCATTTTTAGATCTTTGCTTTATTTCTACCACGCTCCCTAAATCTATCACAAACTCCTTCTGTGGTAGCCGTTCCATTTCTTTCATAGGGTGTGTATTACAGTTCTTTTTAGTAATTTTCTTTGCAGCATCTGAGCTTTTTCTCCTCACAGTGATGTCCTATGACCGTTATGTGGCCATCTGTCAGCCTCTTCACTATGAAGTCATCATGACGAGAAGGACTTGTGTGAAGATGGCAACTGTTTCATGGATCAGTGGAGGTTTGTTTGGGGCTCTATATTCAGGTAGTACATTCACTTTGCCCTTCTGTGGCTCCAATGAGGTCTATCAGTTCTTCTGTGATGTATCTTCATTACTTAGGCTCTCCTGCTCTGATATACATATTGGAGTAGATGTGACTTTGGCTATTGGAGTTTCTCTAGGGATTCTCTGCTTTATTTCCATAGCTATCTCTTACGGCCCCATATTCTCAACTGTGCTGAAGATTCCAACCACAGAGGGTAGGTCAAAAGCCTTCTCCACTTGTGTGCCCCACCTCATTGTTCTCATAGTTTTTATGACAACAAGTGTCAGTGCTTATCTTAAGCCACACCAGGAATCTTACTCAGTTCTAGATCTGTTGTTATCTATATTCTATACAGTGGTACCCCCAACCCTGAACCCTGTCATCTATAGCCTGAGGAACAAGGACATCAAGACTTCTCTGAAGAAGCTAATAGCTAGGAAACACCTATCATAG